Genomic DNA from Carassius gibelio isolate Cgi1373 ecotype wild population from Czech Republic chromosome B14, carGib1.2-hapl.c, whole genome shotgun sequence:
AATAAAATTCCTGTTCCTGAATCTGTTCTGTAATCGACCGCGAGCTAAAATGAAACGGTTACGCTATAACCGCTGTAAAACAACATTCCACTTCAAAAGTGACATGAAATCACTTCGAAACAGAACGTTATTACAGTCAGAATGCAACGTAAGCGCTCCATATAGAAACATTCCATGTAGCAGTGAAACAAAGTTCCATGTCGCGGTAAAATAGTTTCAAAGTAGGTTATGATTTTTTACATTGAACTCCATAGTATCACCACTGTCTTGTCTAAAAACATACTTTATATGTTATTATCAGATGTGACAGTTATCTAACAAGAATAGTAGTTCAGCGATACAAGTGTTTGAGGTCATTTTAACCCTTTGAAGGAACAGCGTGATGCTTCAAAACACACTTCACACCCGACATCCTCACTAGAGAAGCCGAAGCACGTAGAGAGAGAGCTGCAATACTTCTCAAACTGAGCAGAGCTTCATGCTTTCATGTTGGAAATGTGAATTCAAACATCTATGAGTTTAACAAACAGCCTGTTTAAAAGCATAAATCTGTTTACGAACACCCTGACGCTTCACTACAGTAACCTACTGACAGCACAACAGGAGCAACAGACACTTACAAACTTCTTCTTTCCGTCTCCTTCGTCATAgttcttcttgctcttcttctcCTTGTCTTTCCCACTTTTGGGAGCACCACCAGATGCTGAGTTTGGATCCATTTTTGTTCTGTAAAATCACTTCTATTCGTTAAACGCCCGCTCAGGGCGTATTGACCCAAGGCCTGGTGCTTCTGCGCGCCGCTGGCCCGCGCTCGTCCTCCGGCACAAAGGAAAAGGAGGGAAGTTTGAACCCTGAAGTCCGGATCGCAGAAGTGTGCTGGTCTCGGACCTTTCGCGACTCAATACGCGCCCGCGGTGATCTCCGCGCACTAGTTTTCGCGTCCGCACGCGCGTTTTGCCGCAAGTTTGTCTCGATCGCGAGTAAACAAACCACGCGTTAAGTCTCTAAACCTAAAGATCCACGCTGTCAATCTATAGAGCTGTCACGAACTCCTCTAATGACTGATAAAAAGTCCTGGCGCGTCATGGTAAAGTCCTCAGATCGTAAGAACAACCATGAGAAGATCAGCTTGAGTTTTcccctctccctctctgtctctctctctctctctctcttcctgtgtgTGTTGGCCTGAGCAGGTCAGATGGGCGGAGTCAGCAtgcgcacagacacacacctgaGTGGATCACACACAGGTAGACAAACACCGACCCCTACAGACCCCCTCCCTAACGTGTCAGTCatctaaaatatgaattataaattgCTTTAAAAACGTTAAAGATTGTCATGCATTGTGTGACACATATAGCTATCCCCATAATGGATTATTCAAATTGACAAAATGACTtcccaataatgtttttttacaatGATTAGGCTGTGATAGCATCtttataaatagtataaaaaaatgtattatttcaaaaataataatacttctattcagcaaggatgtttatttaatcaaaagggacagtaagacttttataatgtaataaatactgttcttttgaattttctatccATCAAATAATCGTGAAAAAAGAAAGGTATCACagtttttcaacactgataataatcagaaatgtttcctgagcagcaaatcagaatattagaatgatttctgaaggaacgtgACACAGGAGTGAAATAATGATgataacatttcaactttatatcgcaggaataaattacattttaaaatgtattcaattagaaaacaaatatttgaaatgtctattgttttttttcaatttatatttattgtatttttaatttaaaaaaagcagaatTGTGAGCAGAAGATCATTTTACTCCATAAGTCACAGTTTCACTTTTTCTTCAGCAAACACAGTCTGATTTTGACCTTTAAACTTAAtgtgattttttattattgtaagaaCAAAGTTATGAGAAAAGGTTATAGGTATTTATGTCATATGTTCCTgatatatcttaaaaaaaatgtaattcttgtttttataaataaggcATATATAAGAAAGAAAAATCTGATGAGGtatgcaaatattatttacagtagagtagatttaaatgtataactatagatagaaattaattaatatatttttatttaaaaaatataatttactttctCTGTTTATTTTCCTTTCTCTGTCATTTGGCATTttctattatggattttttttataaaataaaataaaactgtatttctTCCTCACTAACCTCTGTTTTATTTCTAAGCGAAGCacgccacctgctggtaaaaAGATGATCCGCCGcttggtgtttgtttgtttcaaagcacattcaaacacatttaaaagGCAGGAAAACTTCATTAAGACTTGTCTACTCGTTTCTTATTTGTCCCATTAACAGGTAAAAGCAGAACGGATCTTGATGAATTCATGCTGGTTAAGGCACATTCAGACCATTTCTTTTTGCTCATCTTTCCATTGTCAGTAACTTTAATGGCAGACAGGAACACTGGCGAGAAACCGCTGACAGTTGACTGAATCTGTAGTGTTATTCAGCGGTGTGTGTAATGAACAGGCATCGGATAGTTACAGGTGTCTGTCATAAAGagacaaaaaaggaaagaaaagctCTCTGCAGATAGATAGTGCATCCATTTCTCTCTTTAAGCAAATGCAGAATATTTCCTCCAGCTCTGCAGAAATCAGTCTGATATTGTCCTCAGTCAATCAGTCACGGCGTGTTTCTTTGTAAATGTGCTGACTCAAGCCAACCCAGTTTCACACCGACTCATTATCATCTACTGCACACACTCCAATTTACCCAAACTCTCGTCTAAATCCCACCAGTGTGCAAAAAACCCAAGGAGATATCAGGGGCCTGTGACACCGAAGGGCCCCGGACTGACAGAACGTATGGTAATGATGGCTGTTGTGAAGTAATGAGGACATTCTCTGTCATGCAGGGCTTTTCAAACAGACTCGTCTATTGTCTTTCTGACTGCAGATTAACCCACAGACTAACGCTAAACATTTTTTAGAAATATTAGTATTGTTAGGAAGCAGTTTCTCTGTTGAGAGCAGGGAAACAAAGAGTGTTTGTGATGCTGAATACAGTACAAACTGCTGTACAATCGTGTTCTTGTCTTAAATGAATAAAAGGACAAATAGCCGATGGGTAATATTGAATAGGTAAAATGAACTCAGAAATAATGAACACTGCATAAACAGGAGCTTGTTTTGAACCCATCAGATGTCTGCCCTTTATAAAACCCTTTTAAGAGTTTCAGGCCCTTTTAATATAGTTGAAAGTTTGCTTTCGATGATCTGGGGACATTTTCAGCAAAGTGTAGCTAAGGTCAGAAACTCtctcacactcgcacacacacacactgccactgATCTGTGTTTTTTTGAGGACTGTATATTATACCTCAAAACTGTTTTGAGTCAAAGGCCAGTAGTCTTTGTGAGTTGCACGGCAAGGCTCTTGAGGAAAGAGACACATCCATTTGTCTTTGTTTCATATTATAGGGCTGGCGTCTGTCTTATCGAGTCGCACCTGATTCTCTGCGTCTGTCATCACGGCTTTGGCGCATCCGATGTGGATTAAGACAGATATCAGATTGATCTGTATCTCTGCTGGCGCTGGTGGCTTATGTAACTCCTGGAGAATAAAATAACTGTCAGACAAACATCGATAAATGATTGAGGCTCAGCTGAGTGGAAGTCAGACTAATTACTGCTGGACTTATTTAGCTGCAGTGTCTCACCGGACACAATATGACGTTTCACAGGATTTGAACCTCAAACCTTTAgctcataaaaaatgtatgttctAAAATtactaatacaaaaaaaaaaaaaaagataaagctgaataaaaataaaaattattaattaataaatacctttataaaaaatgcaaaagtgcATAAATtgctcaaattaaaatgaaaactgaaaatttaaaaataaaagcttattcaaaCTTTGAATACATACtatcaattaaaaaaactaataaaaatgatgacaaaaatattaaaaataaaatgtaaactgaaaatatacaaaataaatttattaataaatactataaaaataaaaataaactaattaatgaAAGCACAAACAAAAtgacttaatataaatataaaataaaaaataaatataaaatatgaaagtaAAGCTTTCAAATTATAGTATgtaaatcatattaaataatgAAGATTGGAAATgttgcacaaataaaaaaataaataaaaataaaaaacaaaaaaagcttattcaaactattaataaataatataattaaaaacaaataagaattactaaaattattaaaactaaaatgtaatataaaaatattaactaaataataataactaataattacaaagcacaaaaaatacgaaacttcaaattaaaactgaaaatgtaaaaataaaagctttaaaatattaataaatactataatcatgcacaaataatatttgaataatgaTGATCGGAAATGTTGCCTTAGAAATAAAAGAAGTTAAAAAAGaatcactaaaactaaaatttgaataaaaataaagctaaattgaaatatatctaaaaaataataacaaataaaaaaggtgttcaagtaatgtttgtttaaaaaaaaaaacacaaggatgAGTAAGTGACGGCAGAGCTGAGATGATCTGCATGTTTGGGTCTTCCATTCACAACCTCATCCGATCACCCGTGATCAATATCAGCACATTTTGCAGGCACGAACGGTCAAGAATGTGAGATTTAATCATCGTTTAACACCGTACAAGAAAATAATCTCTTACATAACGCACATGATGATAAAGCGTATATGGACAGAAAAGGCCGTGCAGAAGTACAAAACAGTCATTATATACAGACGGATCGATCACACGGGGGAGTCCAGCTTCAATCTGGTTCTCTTTAGCATCAGGTCAGGGCTCAAACGGGTCACTTGTACGAGCTGCGGGCCTCTCGCAGTGAGCGGTCGTAAGGCATGGAGGCGAAGAAAGAGTTCCTCAGCTGACAGTTGATGAAGAACACGATGAGGAGGACCAGCAGGAAGAGCACCAGGCACATCACCACATAAGTGGCCAGGTCCGGCTTGTCGGGCTCGCCCTCTCGCAGGGCGCTCCCGCGGCCCGTGGG
This window encodes:
- the LOC127971239 gene encoding small integral membrane protein 32-like — encoded protein: MLRQMLLNSTAAARDFDLMSNTHTPAPLNVSHGSVSVSALLKPTGRGSALREGEPDKPDLATYVVMCLVLFLLVLLIVFFINCQLRNSFFASMPYDRSLREARSSYK